The genomic DNA GACTGTGCGTTCAGTGGCGGCGAATTATAGGGGAGCCGGTCTGGACGGTACAGGGTTGTGCCCGTCGCTCTGGTAAACTGCCGGTCTTTATTGCCCTGCCGAGTGTTGTTCGTGTCGAGTTTCCCTGTCTGCCGGCCTTGCCTGCGATGAACCATGCCCCCAACGCCGTAGCCCGCCTGCGCGATCAGCGCGAAGACGAGGGCATCAAGCCGATTCAAGCCCGGGGCTTTCGCTCCGAGCGTTGCCGCGACTGCCGCGTGATCATCAGCCATTGCCTGTGCGCCTGGCGGCCAACGGTCGACACCCGTTCCGGCGTGTGCCTGATCATGACCGGCAAGGAAGTGTTCAAACCGAGCAACACCGGTTGGCTGATTGCCGATGTGGTGCGCGATAACCACGCGTTCATCTGGTCGCGCACCGAGCCCGACCCGCAGATGCTGGCGCTGCTCCACGATCCACAATGGCAGCCCTATCTGGTGTTTCCCGGCGAATACGTCGAGCCGTCGCGCGTGACCAACACCGTTGCCCCCGATAACAGCAAGCGTCCGCTGTTCATTCTGCTCGACGCGACCTGGACCGAGGCACGCAAGATCTTCCGCAAGAGTCCCTACTTCGACCGCTTGCCGATTCTCAGCCTGCTCCCCGACAAGCTGTCGCGCTA from Pseudomonas baetica includes the following:
- a CDS encoding tRNA-uridine aminocarboxypropyltransferase, translated to MNHAPNAVARLRDQREDEGIKPIQARGFRSERCRDCRVIISHCLCAWRPTVDTRSGVCLIMTGKEVFKPSNTGWLIADVVRDNHAFIWSRTEPDPQMLALLHDPQWQPYLVFPGEYVEPSRVTNTVAPDNSKRPLFILLDATWTEARKIFRKSPYFDRLPILSLLPDKLSRYRLRRSTRSEHLCTAEVAALCLELAGDSDAASALDAYFDVFSQHYLGAKQQLDVNEATPAHAELQPYIRKPQPELAQ